A section of the Passer domesticus isolate bPasDom1 chromosome 17, bPasDom1.hap1, whole genome shotgun sequence genome encodes:
- the TRMT2A gene encoding tRNA (uracil-5-)-methyltransferase homolog A yields MAEEGERCDRDTAPVAEAGDGAEPDSQAGEDPAESPDVYRYIKGDLFTSEIYKVEIQNLPKYIGFNDVKKFLAKYGLNPHKIKLFGKQTFAFVTFKSEEERDKALRVLHGALWKSRHLSVRLAKPKADPIAKKRKREEDSEQGEAKRPAPCGEEPLSKRIADVVTPLWNVPYEVQLAQKKQECEQVLQKLTKEIGNNNRALLPWLFLQKQKFNKLCCPVEGVKASPLQTEYRNKCEFLIGIGVNQEDKTVGCRLGKYKGGTCAVVEPFDTVHIPAIAKKVVKAFQDYIRSTPYSVYSPETYEGHWKQLTVRTSRRGHIMAIAYFNPQKLSKEELADLKISLAKYFTEGMGKSSGVTSLYFVEEGQRKSPNLEDLPLEHVAGDKYIYEELLGLKFRISPHAFFQVNTQAAEVLYTAIGEWAQLSQESTVLDICCGTGTIGISLAKRVKKVIGIELCQEAVQDAKANAQINELNNVEFYCGKAEDIVPSLMNVLAPQNLITIVDPPRAGLHSKVILALRRAEHLKKLIYVSCNPRAAMNNFVDLCRAPSNRVKGASFRPVRAMAVDLFPQTRHCELLIFFERVEYANGSSAAAAAASESPAAACGTQGRDGTSPAASEGSQAAAAMGTAAQERAHPSS; encoded by the exons ATGGCGGAGGAAGGCGAGCGCTGCGACCGCGACACGGCTCCTGTGGCGGAGGCTGGAGATGGGGCTGAGCCGGACAGCCAGGCCGGGGAAGACCCCGCGGAGAGCCCCGACGTGTACAGATACATTAAGGGAGACTTGTTCACCTCCGAGATTTACAAAGTAGAGATACAGAACCTGCCCAAGTACATTGGGTTTAACGATGTGAAAAAGTTCCTTGCCAAGTACGGGCTCAACCCTCACAAGATAAAGCTCTTCGGGAAGCAGACGTTCGCCTTCGTGACGTTCAAGAGCGAGGAGGAGCGGGACAAGGCCCTGCGGGTGCTGCACGGCGCGCTCTGGAAGAGCCGCCACCTCAGCGTGCGCCTGGCCAAGCCCAAGGCTGACCCCATCGCCAAGAAGAGGAAGCGAGAGGAGGATTCGGAGCAGGGGGAGGCGAAGCGTCCGGCTCCCTGCGGAGAGGAGCCTCTGAGCAAGCGGATCGCGGACGTGGTGACCCCGCTGTGGAACGTGCCCTACGAGGTGCAGCTGGCCCAGAAGAAGCAGGAGTGCGAGCAAGTGCTGCAGAAGCTGACAAA GGAAATAGGAAATAACAACAGAGCTTTATTACCCTGGTTGTTCCTGCAGAAGCAGAAGTTTAATAAATTATGTTGCCCAGTGGAGGGAGTGAAAGCATCACCCTTGCAG ACTGAATATCGCAACAAATGTGAGTTCTTGATTGGGATTGGTGTAAATCAAGAAGACAAAACTGTGGGGTGTCGTCTTGGCAAATATAAGGGTGGTACATGTGCTGTAGTGGAGCCATTTGATACTGTTCACATTCCTGCTATTGCCAAAAAAGTAGTAAAAGCTTTCCAAGACTACATAAG GTCCACTCCTTACTCGGTGTACAGCCCCGAAACCTACGAAGGGCACTGGAAGCAGCTCACGGTGCGCACCAGCCGCCGCGGCCACATCATGGCAATCGCGTACTTCAACCCTCAG AAATTGAGTAAAGAAGAGCTAGCTGACCTGAAAATCTCTTTGGCAAAATACTTCACAGAAGGGATGGGAAAGAGCAGTGGTGTTACTTCGCTGTATTTTGTGGAGGAAGGACAGAG GAAATCTCCCAATCTAGAAGACTTGCCTTTGGAGCACGTGGCTGGTGATAAGTACATATATGAAGAACTCCTTGGCCTAAAATTTAGAATTTCTCCTCATGCATTTTTTCAA GTGAACACACAAGCTGCAGAAGTGCTGTACACTGCCATTGGGGAGTGGGCACAACTGAGCCAAGAGAGCACCGTGCTGGACAtctgctgtgggacaggaaccatTGGGATTTCTTTAGCAAAG AGAGTGAAGAAGGTCATTGGAATTGAGCTCTGTCAGGAAGCTGTGCAGGACGCCAAAGCAAATGCCCAAATTAATG aaCTGAATAATGTTGAATTTTATTGTGGGAAGGCAGAAGATATTGTTCCTTCCCTGATGAATGTTTTAGCTCCTCAGAACCTGATCACCATTGTAGATCCACCACGAGCAGGGCTGC ATTCCAAAGTAATTCTTGCCCTGAGAAGAGCTGAACATCTGAAGAAGCTCATCTATGTCTCCTGCAATCCCAGAGCTGCAATGAATAACTTTGTGGA CCTGTGCCGGGCCCCTTCCAACAGGGTGAAAGGAGCCTCCTTCCGGCCCGTGAGAGCCATGGCTGTGGATCTGTTCCCTCAGACCAGGCACTGTGAGTTACTGATCTTCTTTGAGAGGGTGGAATACGCCAacggcagctctgcagcagcagctgctgccagcgagagcccagcagcagcctgtggcacccagggcagggatggcaccagcccagcagccagcGAGGGgagccaggcagctgctgccatggggACTGCAGCCCAAGAGAGGGCTCACCCCAGCTCCTGA
- the DGCR8 gene encoding microprocessor complex subunit DGCR8, with protein sequence MENYENVPPLPKEPAREMNVENHSCRPPLPPSEQPPPPPLQTSSDAEVMDVGSGGDGQSESPAGDTHSLCRTQLLTKGSACYKSRLLIDPNSSDQSPRTARHAPSVRKFTPDLKLLKDVKISVSFTESCKSKDRKVLYTGVEQDYKADTEFGMNNVNGDLHVCPFGGSNGKAAGIGGESDDKKDDENDIDQEKRVEFAVLDELEDFTDNLMEIDEEGGGFTSKAIVQRDKVDEETLNFSYEDDFDNDVDALLEEGLRAPKTRRLDNEKYGGESDHQSDGETSVQPMMTKIKTVLKSRGRPPTEPLPDGWIMTFHNSGIPVYLHRESRVVTWSRPYFLGTGSIRKHDPPLSSIPCFHYKKMKENEEREQNNDITPNGEVSPVKHLDKSSELDCQTEEPDSTAADSGPLDDKDPSGGDAAQGALGQVKAKVEVCKDESVDLEDFRRYLEKRFDFEQVTVKKFRTWAERRQFNREMKRKQAESERPILPANQKLITLSVQDAPIKKEFVINPNGKSEVCILHEYMQRVLKVRPVYNFFECENPSEPFGASVIIDGVTYGAGTASSKKLAKNKAARATLEILIPDFVKQTSEEKPKDSQELEYFNHISIEDSRVYELTSKAGLLSPYQILHECLKRNHGMGDTSIKFEVIPGKNQKSEYVMTCGKHTVRGWCKNKRVGKQLASQKILQLLHPHVKNWGSLLRMYGRENSKLVKQETSDRSVIELQQYAKKNKPNLHILNKLQEEMKKLAQEREETRKKPKMTIVESAQPGSEPLCTVDV encoded by the exons ATGGAGAACTATGAAAATGTACCACCCCTCCCTAAAGAACCTGCAAGAGAAATGAATGTGGAGAATCACTCCTGTCGGCCACCTCTGCCGCCCAGCGAACAgcctccaccacctcccctgcAAACGTCCAGTGACGCAGAGGTAATGGACGTTGGCTCTGGTGGTGATGGACAGTcagagagccctgctggggacacgCACAGTCTCTGCAGAACACAGCTGCTCACAAAGGGATCTGCCTGCTACAAAAGCCGTCTCCTCATAGACCCCAACAGTAGTGACCAAAGCCCGAGAACTGCTCGTCACGCACCGTCAGTTCGAAAGTTCACCCCAGATCTTAAGTTACTGAAGGATGTGAAGATTAGTGTTAGCTTTACAGAAAGCTGCAAAAGCAAAGATAGGAAGGTTCTGTACACTGGAGTTGAGCAGGATTATAAGGCAGATACAGAGTTTGGTATGAATAATGTCAATGGGGATTTGCATGTTTGTCCTTTTGGTGGTAGTAATGGTAAAGCTGCAGGGATAGGGGGTGAAAGTGATGACAAGAAGGATGATGAAAATGATATTGATCAGGAAAAGAGAGTGGAATTTGCAGTTCTGGATGAGCTAGAAGACTTTACCGACAATTTGATGGAAATAGATGAAGAAGGAGGAGGGTTCACATCTAAAGCAATCGTTCAAAGAGATAAAGTGGATGAAGAAACCTTGAATTTCTCCTATGAG GATGACTTTGATAATGATGTGGATGCTCTGCTGGAAGAGGGACTCCGAGCACCCAAAACAAGGAGACTAGACAATGAGAAATACGGTGGTGAGAGTGATCACCAGTCTGATGGAGAGACAAGTGTGCAGCCAATGATGACCAAAATTAAAACTGTACTGAAGA GTCGTGGCCGCCCTCCTACAGAACCTTTGCCAGATGGATGGATCATGACATTCCATAATTCGGGCATTCCTGTATATCTGCACAGAGAATCTAGAGTTGTTACCTGGTCTAGACCTTATTTTTTGGGAACAGGAAGCATAAGG AAACATGATCCTCCCCTTAGTAGCATTCCCTGCTTTCATTacaaaaaaatgaaggaaaatgaggaaaggGAACAAAACAATGACATAACCCCAAATGGGGAAGTATCACCTGTAAAGCATCTAGATAAATCCTCAGAACTGGACTGCCAAACAGAAGAACCAGATTCCACTGCTGCTGATTCTGGGCCTTTAGATGACAAAGACCCTTCTGGGGGAGATGCAGCACAAGGAGCTTTGGGACAAGTTAAGGCCAAAGTTGAAGTATGTAAAGATGAATCTGTAG ATCTGGAGGATTTTCGACGCTATCTGGAGAAGCGTTTTGACTTTGAACAAGTGACTGTGAAGAAGTTCCGGACCTGGGCCGAGCGGCGCCAGTTCAACCGCGAGATGAAGCGGAAGCAGGCGGAGTCCGAGCGGCCCATCCTGCCGGCCAACCAGAAACTCATCACCCTCTCTGTGCAGGATGCACCTATCAAGAAAG AGTTTGTCATTAATCCCAATGGGAAGTCTGAAGTTTGCATCTTGCATGAATATATGCAACGAGTCCTAAAGGTTCGCCCTGTTTACAATTTCTTTGAATGTG AGAACCCAAGTGAACCTTTTGGAGCCTCAGTGATTATTGATGGAGTAACCTATGGGGCAGGAACTGCCAGCAGCAAAAAACTTGCCAAGAATAAAGCTG CTCGAGCTACACTGGAAATCCTTATTCCTGACTTTGTTAAACAGACCTCTGAGGAGAAGCCCAAAGACAGTCAAGAACTTGAG TATTTTAACCATATCAGTATTGAGGACTCACGGGTATATGAACTCACCAGTAAAGCTGGACTCCTGTCTCCATATCAGATTCTCCATGAGTGCCTTAAAAG AAACCACGGAATGGGTGATACATCCATAAAGTTTGAAGTGATTCCTGGGAAAAATCAGAAGAGTGAATATGTCATGACTTGCGGCAAGCACACAGTGCGAGGCTGGT gcaaaaataaaagagtAGGGAAGCAATTGGCTTCTCAGAAAATCCTTCAGCTACTGCATCCACATGTGAAAAATTGGGGCTCTCTCTTGCGAATGTATGGCAGAGAGAACAGCAAGCTGGTTAAACAG GAAACCTCTGATAGAAGTGTGATAGAACTTCAGCAGTATGCCAAAAAGAACAAGCCAAATCTGCACATCCTGAACAAGCTacaggaagaaatgaaaaaactGGCACAGGAAAGA gAGGAAACCCGAAAGAAACCCAAGATGACAATAGTGGAATCAGCTCAACCTGGTAGTGAACCTCTCTGTACTGTTGATGTTTAA